CATGAATCCAACTTACAAAAATGGCCGACTTCTGTTGAAATGAAGTTTAACCAAAATGACTCAATCTATGGCAGATGGAGCAATAAAGATCTTTACCGATATACGGAATAGTTCACCATGTATAAAGGAGAACTTAGAGAAGTGCAACTTTTCTTTGGCAACTTTGTCGTCAAACCGCTATGGCACCAATCAACAGAACTCACGTTTGATGTAGAAAAATTTAACAGTTCCACAGGacaagaataaaataataacatcCAACTCCTCAAAAAGCCGTAGTTCATTCTGTGGGGTCAGTTGTTTTCCCCTCTTcgtcgctgctgctggaggaagacGGCAGCACGCTCTCCCCCATCCTCCTCAGCTTGGCTTTGTAATAAGCCTTCTTCATCCTGAAGGCCTTCTCCTTCTGCCGTGCCGctcgcctcctctccttcatcaggTCCTGCTCCCACGCCAGCACCTTCATCCTGTTCTCCCACTCCAGGAtcttcatctgctgctgctgctccagagcctctatcctctgctgcctgacttCCTCCACATGCTGGCTCGTGAGTCTGGCGGCAACTGAAATGTGGACATCACGCAAACCTCCAGAAACCAAACAGCAGGCATTACACGGCATcggtggcagcagcaggctgacagCATATAGTCATGTGACAAAATGCCGTGGAGGACTTCTACACACCTGTTGCTGCGACAGAGGGAGTAGAAAGCGTCccatcctgcagctctgcattgTGGGTGATGGAGTCTGCGTTGTGGAGATTCGACCAGTCACCCCCTGCTGTTTTGTCCAGGGCATCAAGCTGGAGGCAGTCAGACACGTCCTCCTTGGTGTCCTCGATTTGGACACACAAGGTGACAGTCAGAGAACTGATGCTGGTTTATGATTGGTCCCTTTTTGTTAATGAAGGTTATAACATCTTCTCTACCTGATCCGTGCTGCCATTGGTCTGCTCAGCTGCATCTCTCAACAGTAAATTTCCTGGAGGAAAAAGGTCACAGATGCAATCAGGgttgcaaataaaaataaaacgcgCCCCCCTCTGGTACACAGAGTCCATTACTCTAAAATTGAACACGTTTGATTATTCGCCTGATTGGTTTCAAGTGGAGTACCATAATTTACAGCTCCAGAAGGGGTTTTGTATTTTTGAAATTCTAATTTTACTTATCAGAAATTCATGGCAACAATAAACGCCCTTCTGAAGCATGGCTCTTGCAGATTAAACATGGTTTTCCACTTCAAGTCACTTCGAAATTGATACACATTGTTCTGGAGCGGCTTTTGGACGCCATCTCAAGAGTGTAAAACTACAAATCTGAATTTTAATACTTCTTCTTAAATGTAACAGTGAGGTAGGGTGCAACCGGTGGCTGTTCGTGAGCAAAAGGATGACGTGAAAATTTAAAGACGTGTCGTGTTTGATTCCTTTCTTGACATGTAGACGTGTAAAAGATGCACCTGAATTAATTACATGGATTGACAGCATAGAACACGTGCTCCATTACCAGCCAGCTTCTAGTCACGCCCATCCCCACTCAACTCCAGAACAACTGCACACAGCTTTTTAACCCACTGTAAAGCCAGCCAGCATAGCATGCACTCACAAAAGAGCCCAACGGTGGTGTACATTTTGTTCATGCCATTTGTAACTGTGAATTTGTGCTACCTTCCATCAGCTTGCGCAGCGCTGCTTTGTGGCCAGCTCCCCCTGCGTGGCTGGTGAGCGCAGCCTCGCCCATGGTCTGAAGTTTGATTGATTTGCAACAAGCCCTACATCGGGCAAAGTGAATGTCATGTTCGTCCTTGACCAGCCAGTCCTTATAAATTACCTTCGAGAGCCAGGAATCTTGGAATTTGCATTTTCCAGGCATAGCTGTAAAGCTAGCAGGACCGCTCAGACCTCTTCTTTCCCTTTATGATACGTTCACTGTCTGCTGGGAATTTGACCGGTGGTTTTGGTGGCATCATCAAATGTAATATTGTCAAGTATAAGAAACGTGCAAAAGCATTTTGTGTCGGCTATTTAAAGAATGCAGTAATTGGGGAGAACAGGGGTCTATAaaggaatttaaaataaaatcccgCGATAGTGCTTGTCAGATTTCCGCCAACTGAAAAAGCATCATACACAAAGAGCTGTAAGTCACATGTCGCTTTTTCTCCAATAGAATTCTAGATGATTTGTTAGGTAACCAATCAAGCTTCAGAAAGATCAGCGTGGCCCGTGATAGGCTAGAAAACCCGGAAAACTGAATAAGACGCATGGTACAGTGGATTGCGGACCGTGGGTGCAAATAAACATGTTTTGGTAGACAACAAAATATGTTAACGTGACATCTCAAGAGCTTGCAAGTAAGATGGCTTTACTGAAGATGGAGACAGCAGCATTAGTGGCTCCAGTTACTGCTCTGGAGTTCCTTCAGGATACATTTCTAGTGACAGGTGGGCAACACTGATAAGATTCTAAAATATGCGAAATTAACGTGTTACTTTCTCTAGTTTGTTTAAAATACGCCTGAATGCCAATAAGTCATATTTCTCAATgatttaaaaaatcctgacagGCGAGGGTCCAATCTTAAGGGTGTACTGTCTCCAACCTCACCCTGGAGCCCATTCCTCCCTGTCCGTACTCCAACACTACAGGATCCACGGAATAAGGCCCAGATAtgaggctgttgccatggtacaGGGTGCTGCCACTGGTGCTATGGAGCACAAGGAGGGTAATGACTAGTTAATGTTTTGTTGCTGCGAGTACAGTTTGATGTTGTCTACCTCTTGGCAAATGAAGTGAAAGAACATTGGCATtatcaaattattgttattattatataaatatcTCCTCTTAAGTTAGttccctctgtgtctgtgtgtctggttgtgcgtgcgtgcttgtgaTGTCATGTGAATCTTCAGGCCTGAGCTTGATTGGAGAGAGCGGTTCCTATGACCTTGCTGTGTTTGGAGGCAAGGCTGTGAGACTGGTGAGACTCCATGTGGATCTCCAGCACATGAATAGCCCTCAATTTGAGACTCAGAGTCCCCTCATGGAGCTTCAGGACTGGATCCTGGATGTTCGCTGGCTCTTTGGAGACAATCACTCACTACTCTGTGTGGCTGTAGCCCACAACACCAGTCTGCTCCTGGATGTCACTTCAGGAAATGTTCTGGTTCAGCGCTCCTGTACAGAGGGATGTCTTCTCTACTCTGCCCTCCTTCTAGTGCATGAATCATGGGTAGATACCGTCTTAGTCGGGGGAACTGTTTTTAACCAGCTGATTCTCTGGAAGCCTGGTGGAGGGAACGATAATAGCACATCTGAGGACAAAGCTCCAGTTGAAAGGCGCCTGCTTGGACACAATGGAGTCATCTTCAGCATCTCTTACCTCCCGGAAAAAGGATGGCTGGCTTCAGCCTCTGATGACCGTAGTGTAAGAGTGTGGGATGTTGGCAATTTGGGGGGTCGTGGAGGCAAATGTGGACATTCTAACCCCACTTGTATAAGGGTTCTATATGGGCACCAGGCAAGGGTGTTCTCTGTGTGTCTTTCCAGGGAGAAAGTGTTTAGTGCTGGGGAGGACGGAGCTTGTTTAATATGGGACTCGGCAGGTGGAGGTAAAGTGGTTCGTAAGTTGAAGGGACATCGTGCGGGTGGGGTTCGTGCACTCGCAGTAAGTGAGGGGACTGCAGGAAGAGAGAGCTGGGTGGCCACAGGGGGTGCAGATGGAGCAGTGAGGCTGTGGATGGTGGGAGGGAGTgaagaaggaaaggagggaacTGAGGCACAGCTGTCAGAGACATTAAGTGACCTTGGATTTTCCGGGCAAGGCTTGCCTAAAGTAATTTGTAaagctgaggatgaggatgaaaatGCAAGTTGGAGTCAGACAAGGTTTGTAGTTTGCACTGATGAAGGGATAGTTTATCAATACAGCAACATGCAGTGGGGCGTTGTCTGGCAGGGGACTCCTGAGTTTCAGTCTTACTGCGTGATGGACACGGTGAGTGTCGTTGATGAAGACTCGGCAGAAAAAGTCAGTTTGTGTGCTGTTGGAAACCTCAGTGGGTCCATACAGGTGTTCCCCCTCTCCCAACCTGACTGTGGGATTCTCCTCAAAGGTGG
This genomic window from Takifugu rubripes chromosome 3, fTakRub1.2, whole genome shotgun sequence contains:
- the fsbp gene encoding uncharacterized protein fsbp isoform X1, whose translation is MPGKCKFQDSWLSKVIYKDWLVKDEHDIHFARCRACCKSIKLQTMGEAALTSHAGGAGHKAALRKLMEGNLLLRDAAEQTNGSTDQDTKEDVSDCLQLDALDKTAGGDWSNLHNADSITHNAELQDGTLSTPSVAATGLRDVHISVAARLTSQHVEEVRQQRIEALEQQQQMKILEWENRMKVLAWEQDLMKERRRAARQKEKAFRMKKAYYKAKLRRMGESVLPSSSSSSDEEGKTTDPTE
- the fsbp gene encoding uncharacterized protein fsbp isoform X3 gives rise to the protein MQIPRFLALEGNLLLRDAAEQTNGSTDQDTKEDVSDCLQLDALDKTAGGDWSNLHNADSITHNAELQDGTLSTPSVAATGLRDVHISVAARLTSQHVEEVRQQRIEALEQQQQMKILEWENRMKVLAWEQDLMKERRRAARQKEKAFRMKKAYYKAKLRRMGESVLPSSSSSSDEEGKTTDPTE
- the fsbp gene encoding uncharacterized protein fsbp isoform X2, which produces MPGKCKFQDSWLSKVIYKDWLVKDEHDIHFARCRACCKSIKLQTMGEAALTSHAGGAGHKAALRKLMEGNLLLRDAAEQTNGSTDQDTKEDVSDCLQLDALDKTAGGDWSNLHNADSITHNAELQDGTLSTPSVAATVAARLTSQHVEEVRQQRIEALEQQQQMKILEWENRMKVLAWEQDLMKERRRAARQKEKAFRMKKAYYKAKLRRMGESVLPSSSSSSDEEGKTTDPTE